The Xiphophorus couchianus chromosome 3, X_couchianus-1.0, whole genome shotgun sequence genome segment gaatcattcagtgaatcattcagtgattacttacatacagtcatttcacctattgtattcatccatgttcaacttaatcattatcaaaacactcaatcattataaatcaaaccacaagattgctttatttccttcaggctttcatgcacctttttctgtgtgtacctggatagatctcaaacctcataccagttttcttgacaatatgCAATAACGCAATcataaaaacactgacattaatcataaaaaaagaaaatgctttgttgttgtcaatttcttcaaataaaaaaaatcttattttaatgaagaggaaaaggtagaaataaaaatttagtCAGGATTACTGACATGCCTAAAGTTGCATCATTAGATCTCATCCGGGTTTAAGATTCCTGAAGGGATCTTTATGCAACGCtgcttacagatttcttcttgttttacttttgttgttaCGTTTCAAATCatccaaaagtttttttcttgaatcAGTGGAAGATCTTTGTAAGTAACCTTTtaatgatttgatttattaatggAAACTGAACCCATCTTTGTTGAGTTACTACATTTGTTGTAAAACTGAATTCAAATTCCCTTACCACATCCACTTCTTCCTGCTAGCAGACCTGTACAACCTGACAACATAAAGCAGGCTGGGAGactttaataaatattcaaaaagggAATTGAAACTCAAACAAATCACAATCAGAGCTATTATTCACAAATAAACAAGGAACAATCAGGACATTTCCAACCAATCAAAAATACTCTGGGTTAATGAACAATTAATAAaggaaattatatatatatatatatatatatatacatatatatacaaatGCACTACAAACAGTGGACATGTCTGGAGTGTGCATTCTGTCACATCTGGTTAAAAACTTTCACAAACTTCAGAAAACTTTTTGCTAAACCCAAACATGGTTGTAGTGTTTTGTTGATATGGAGCCAAGTTACTGTTCCAAGGCTTAAATGATTTCCCTTCATTGATTGAAGCATGAATTGTAcgctttattaaaaaaactcaccagtaaataaaaaaatcaaagcaaaggtTTTGGTGTGGCCTCCCCAACTCTCACTGTTTCCaaactaaaacaattttttctagAGTGAGGGAAATTTTCTGCACAGTTATGTAAGACTCATTGCCTGTCATCACTAATACTTGATTAACTATCTTTACACACAGGCTGCAGTTGATTTGGAaagggtttttgttgttgttgtttaatcaGTGAAATCCTAATTTggaaacacacattcatatttCTTGAGAttatctttgattaaaaaaaaaaagtctgataaCTTGAAACAGAcaagaagacaaaaacagaagaagctgTAAGAGTGACAAAACCTTtatgaagcattttatttagatgttaaATCAtcacaaaatcagtttttatcaaAGGTAATGATTTAGAAAATAGTTAAACATTTGTTAGGTTTATTATTGCAGTAGCTTGTGTAATATTCCCCGGTAAGCAATGTCAAGTTGATGttgtttacaaaaataacatttatttcaattatgtCTAAAAAAGcgcttaaataaaatataataactgCAGCAGCAATATATAATGAACAAACTTTAATAAGATAAATATGTGTAAATTGCACCTGAAACAACCacatatattttaattgtttttaagcttttcaatttaactaatatatatatactgtatatataattgTACTGGATGGTTATCTAAATGTTTGCGCAATATGAACCTCATTAGAAATGATTTCTTCAGAATCttgtcttcagaaaaaaaacaacctaatttgatgtttttctgttacagAACATCCTGCTTCTTTCCTCTAATCTCTTCCTCCGTGTGCTTACATCGGCCACGGTGCCTCCACATGGTTTTCAGATCATATCATCACTGTACAGTAATCTCATGCTAATTTCCCCATTATTCCCCTGCCAAGATAATTCCTCAATCCACCTACAGTCGTAAACGTCACTGGACAGCTGATATTTATCTGCGCCACTCAGAGGCTTCAAAGCCGCAGACATTCCTGGAATGTGTTGCAGGATCAAATGCCCAGGGGTCGAATGTGGCCGCCATAGGAGCAGGGGGCGGGGAGCTTGTGTCGTCACATCACAGAGGAGGAGAGGTATAAAGTtcagacagcagcagaaaaacaagcagatcagcagcagcaacagtagTTTGTCTCTGCAGAGGCTCATCCGCAGCGCATCAGCCATGCCTACTCACAGCAGCCTTCTCCTTCTGGTCACTCTTTGGGCCTCGGTTCAAGATGGTacgttttcttcttcttcttacattttacattcaaaaatggtttcatttagaaaatattttaacgCAGTTTTGATATAAATTTTACATGAAATTATATCCATCTTAGTCCTGCTAACAGTGTAGATGTGTTGATGTTCATTTGCAGCGGCTCTTTTGATTTTCCATAAACCATTTTTCCCAAGCCACATTTTTTTTAGAGCAAgcttaattgaaaaataaataaataaatcaaaacatgtatttttggtATACTAACAAAACTGCTAAAAAGCAACAATCAAACTTTAAAGCACTCACAAGACATTGCGATATCatgatgcagcttttttttttttcatttttgcaaacTCATCTTCTCTCCACCACACCTTCAACAGTAAAATTGTTATAGATCAGAACATGAGAAATGTCGTctcaaaatatgacttttaaataacttttaaaccCAAAATAACACCTTagcatgtttttgattttaaatgttgacaTGTTCAGATTCAACtcatttatactttttatgAAGTTCGTagttttaatctaatttttgttgacatttttttcagttcccaatgcatttttaaaattgaacaatAGCAGAAAATTTAATATTCTTTTTCATAAAGTGGTTCACTGCAATATTTAgggtaagaaagaaaaaagctttaatttaagttattttgtgaaaaataattttttttaaaaagattccAATTGTCTCATCCATTAAACTCTGATggtaaaataactcaaattaaaatgtagtaAAACTACCTTATAGTGAAATGTGAATTATCTTTTAGTTGTGTTTGCTCAGCCCTTCTGGTTTCGTCTGAAATCTTCAGGTTTGGGTTTGCCGGTTGTGAAACAGGCAGAACCAGACGCCGTCGACAGCGTGCGGACTCACCGGGTGAGGACCAAGCGCTGCTCCTGCAGCGAGCTGCTGGACACTGAGTGCCACTACTTCTGTCACCTGGACATCATCTGGGTCAACACACCGAGGTGGGCTACAGAGGACACATTCAATAGAtacagcaggtttttttttttatctagacTTCCAAAGACTCACAACAATTAAATACCAAAACAGTCTAGTGCTTCCAACTCTGAGCCTGGAAACCTCTGACTGACCCTCTTATCATTATTGCCGTACCATTAAACAAGGCAGCTGCAAAGTAACAGCGAACAAAGTCTGCAGAATGTTTATGTGACTGAGGTTGTCTTTCAATCCGCAGTAAGACCACGGTTTATGGCCTAGGCGGAGGCTTGCTGCGACGCAAAAGGTCCACCGGGCGCTGCACCTGTGCCCGGCTCAACGACAAGACCTGCACCGATTTCTGCCATTTCCGGTGAGTCGGGTCTCCAAGCATTCATCAGCCAGAAGGAAACAGACTGCATACGTAGTCAGCAGAAAGGAGGACAGGGAGTGGTAGGGTGCAAACACAAGCTTGTTCTATATTTAGCCAAAAGTGCCTCACACGTTCTACATGTCTACAGGTGTGAGCATCAGAACAGTCCCGCTTAGGCCTGAAGGACTGGGTGCAGATGCAAAGTCTGCAAAAGATTGATTTTGATTTGCCCTGGGGAAGCATGTGTGTGGGAGGCTCTGAAACCTTTAGTCACATTCCCCAGAAATGACTGTAGTGTACTGTACGCACCTTGAAACCAAGGAGACAGCGAGCAGAGTCATGCTGGCCTTGCAAAGGTTTTTCcatcatttaaacatttaccgattttttttttcatgttgcagccacaaacttcaatgtgctTTATTGGGATCTTACATGATAGACAGGCACAAGGTAGAAAATGATGCAACATGtttatgaaaaagttaaagggtGGCAGGCAACCACGAGTTGCTGAAAATGAAGATATCATTTTCTTGCTGCGAAGCGAATACCCTGGCTGAGTTTCAAGCCTTTTCCAGGTTTTCTTCCAAGCTTCCTTTTTATTTACCTCTATCAATCATCAAATCGGCTCTGACCGGCTTCCCTGTCTTGGCTGAAGACAAGAATCTCTATATAATGATGCTGCCTCGCTTTCATCATAGTGATAGCGATCAGAGCGAGGTGCAGTACAAGTTTCCGTTCCACAAGCATAATATTGTTACTGTAAACCAAAAAGTTTAATCTGGTCTCTGGATTTATGGAATCTGGAGCGAGTTGTTGTCCAGGCaacagattcttccacctgagccgtggatttctgcagctccttcagagtcAATAGGGACTTCTTGACTGCTTCTTGTATCTGCTTAAGTGATGCCAGCTTGGCCACACAACATGCAAAAAGTTCAATGTGTGTGATAGACTTTGCTAGGCACTGTTTCCATTGTAGATGAATTGTGatatgttgatattttaaacCGCAAAAATGATGCCGTTTTGACTGGATGACCTGTGGAGACGGGAGAATTGCAGTTTGTGTTtggctgacatttctgtttccttGTTTGCAGTAATGAGATCCAATCTGTGAAGAAGCCTCAGCTTGACATGCTCCACATCTTGAGGTGAGATTGAGAAACTAtcgataaaaaaacaaagaagtgacatcttttgcttttttcctgGACTGATCACTGTTTGACTCTCTGACCTCTCCTCTCTTTCAGAACGGCAGCCAATAACTCAAAGTGGGAAGTAGACACAGGGCGCGCAGGTGGACAGCAGTCGTCCCAAGTTACGAGGGAGAACGTGTGATGAACGGGGAAGCTGCAGAAGCAgcaagaaagagagaaagaaggagcAGAAGGCGAGCACCTGAACAAATTCCACTCCTCCAGCAGAGAGGTCGCTAAGGGGTGTGTTCGATCCGGGAAGGCCACGTGTTATTCTGTTTGTTCCTGCAAATCGAAAGCTGAAAGTACATGCCCGAGGTCTACAGGTACGCGTTGGAAACAGAAGTGGAGGATCAGGAGAGGTGGAGATGCAACCGGGTTATTTTTAACTCTGGATGAGGAGTCTATAGGAGCTGAAGTGACTGAGTCACAGGCCCTAAGAAAGAGAATGCAAGTGCAAATACAAGCATGGAAATATGggacatgcatgtttttttgtttgcttttactgCAATATAACCaacttattttatataatttcaaGATTATATACATGAAATTTGTTAAATCGGATGAATAAACTGATTGATTGAATATAATGTCAGTTATGAATTAGCCTTTATCATATGACTGATTGCTTAAGGGAATtgattcttgtttgttttggtaaattCAACTTATATCTGTAAAGCAtcattaaaatatcaataaaaaacaaggttagacacaaaaaaaactacaattttgCTTTCTATgccaaagtaaataaagtaaCTCGTGAGAGGAGAAATTCAAAGGAACACAAAATCCTATTAGAGGAACATGTGTGATTCAATTGTGTGTCAAGCAAACACTTTTCTGCGTTCAAAAGGAGACCTAGCATGGGTGAATGGCTCAGGAATTTACCGCTTCACATCAGTAATCAGTTTACCTGCTATTCAGAGGCAGCAAGGGCCGTGTTATCACAGGGATCTGTGGGAAGAATGCTGCGATTTATAAGTCAGGGAAGCACAAAAATACCCTGTCACCCTGCGTTTTTCTTTGATTGCTTGCCACTGCACACAGTGCGAGTTCACCTGAATATGCAAGCGAGGCCGACGGAGGTCGgctcaaaacaaaaccagcCGTCATGAACTGAgacgttttctttctttttttttttctgactgatcaGGCCGCAAAGACAAACAACGGCAGCTGACTGTTAAAGTGCATCTATTTTTAAGAAGTAGGTTGCCTTTGCTTGACTGCATTTCAGGTCATTCTTTACATACTTGGGCTCTTCTTTGTAGAGACCCCCTGCAGCCATGCTTCCCTGACAGGCCTGAACAAAGCCACAGGCTGGCTGCtttcaaatcagaaaacaatTAGTGTGTTTGCACGCAGACTGTGCTTTGCAGTGCTTGAAGCGGCCATGACAATGCTCTGCATCACTGGTTCGTCATCCTGAGACGGCGGCGCTGAGGGAAGTCTTCCTCTGGTAACTGGTAGGTTCACGCTGTTTGTTGtggattcttttctttttttttttctcagctgccAAGAGCCAGTCATATTGATAACACAATCAGAAGAAGCGATTGTGTTGTAAAGTATGTTATGAGGTTGAAGAAGATATGtatatcttaaaaaataaattattatccAAAGTGACGAAACACGAGCACCGTGTTTCGCCTCAGGAGCCAAACTCTATCCATGGTGCTGGCACAGCAGAGACACAGAAGAGCCATTTAAAGTTACAGGAACAGGTGAGAGCTGTCTAATGCTTCAGCTGCTTCTGCTCACACTGCCTGGGGTCTTTCATAACACCAAtgctttaaataagaaaagacaATCACATCAGTCAGTGCAGGATTTTTCgatgtttctgaaatgttgttCACATGAAGCTATAACTGGACTATTTGGGTTACAAGGATATTGACACGGTTGCTTCTTTTTAGCTAGGAATTGTAATAGAGTGTATTTGAAAACACTTTTCGTCCTCATTCAGATGAAGTCTGTTTGGGTGTTGTTTTGTCACTCTCATGTTTCAGAGCATGAAACAAATTTCATCAGCctacataaaagtgaaaatacagtttccatttgattatttatttatgaaaaattctCAATGTTTATCCTTGCATAAAAACATAGGACAACCTGTCCCTATGTAAATACATCAATGCTCCAGTATGTAATGCCAGACATGGCTAAGAGTTATATCATGCAGCTGTCAATGTTTGATTTGCaaagtaagataaaaaaaaataactttaaaagtgAGGGACTGCTAGAGCAGGCATGCTGAAGGGTAAAACGATTTCCCCACTACATTAATAATTTTCTCTCCACATTTGCAAatcaccaaaaaagaaaagacttcaTGTTCTTGTTGAACTTGTCTGCCATGTCATCCAAGCACCTAAAGCTAACAAAACCATTGCTtgtacatgcacacacaaaccaTGTTCATATTGAATGtgcattttcagatttatttacattGAGAGGAGTAATGCAGTTTCGAGAGTCGAGTGAATACTGTAGTTTGCAAAGGCCTCATCACAAGAGAAACAGACCAAAGTGACTGGTAAACATTTCCTGATTGCTTTTAGTGCGCTGTGTTCACATGTTCTCAAAAGGCTTTTATTGAAGTGACATCTAGCAGGCATTGATCATAAAGGGTAACAGTGTGTTCCCTTTCTTAACATAGCCTCCTGTTTGCATCAAAAGATTTGCCTTGTATATGAACTCCTTTAAAACGTTTTTAGgaatattttgaattatttgaaagCACAAATTTATCTgcctacaaaaaaacaaaacatttacatctgtcatgaattggtggtgagaggtggtgaggcagacgctgtagacccaggtaagatgaataaatgattttaataacacaaacacagtccaagcaacgggcagcacggctgagcggaagccagggctcgacgccggtagcaaccgtaaAACGACTGgacaacacgaaggactgaACGCACATTAGAtgaggacccgacagagacgcagagacacaggtgacactaaatacacacggggtaattagggaacaagaaacacctgggagtaatcgaggggagaacaggacaacacggagacacagggacaccgaaaactcgaaattaacacacagaaaacacagaacatgacaacaTCACCTTGTCAGAGTATTTGTTGAAGTGTGTTTTAATATTAGAGTTAGGGTTAGAGGTAGGGTTAGGGTGAAGAATCTTTAAATTGAAGTTAAAGACTCTTCAACTTTAACTATCATTAAAGTTGAAGAGTCTTGTTAAAGTATTGATGCCCATTAATTTTTGctatttctaaaacatttgtcATAGGTCAAGGATAAAGTTGTAGGAACGTTGCACCCCCACAAAGgaagaaagtgtttttgaaagaaagtcataatatgaccttttttaaagtttgctatATGCTGTACGGAAGACACACGTGGCACAAAATGCTCTGGCATCGAAATTATTACCgtacatcaccctgaacaccaTCCTCATAACACAACATGGTAGTGGCACCATCATGCAGTGGGACTGAGTTTCTTTGGCAGGGACcagaaagctggtcagagttgataggAAGTAAATACAAGGCAATCCTGGAAGGAAACTTGTTGGACGTTGGAAAAGACCTGAGGTTTAGATTTCTACTTCCAGGTGGTAAAACATGGCTCAAATCTTGTATTAGTctaaggaaataaatctgatctGTTTGGATTCTTTCAATAATCAATCTGAAAGGGACAATTCCTTTTGTTAGTCAGGAAGCTCAGATTGCACACTTTGCAAAATATGCTGGTCTTAGAAAacatagcagaaataatcaagcATAGTCGCAGGAGCATCACTGGTGGAATAAAAAGGTTACTGTCATCATTAAGGTCTTGTGCAAAGGGTTTTAGAGTGTGAAAGCATGTGTTAAAGTCCTTATCACTGCAccaattaacaattaaaataCTGTGACAGCCATATTTGTATATTGCTTCAAATAAGTGACTTGATTTGTAGTTTTCTTGCTGAAACAACTTAATAGTTAATGTTGAATGGATGAGATTGTACAACGCCTAAGTTAATAACAGATAGTTAATAGTTAATAACCAAATGGTCCTAAACTGCTGCACATTATGTTTCAGTATTAACATCAGATTGTTACTCTGAGATCTTGTCCCTGTGGCAGAACAAGGGAAATTTTTGTTCATCGATTTATGTTTCTCTTATCTGTTTTACTTTGAGATACCAGAGTTCAGAGAGTCAGCTGATAAAGGTTTCTAGATAAACATTGCATAGGATCCTAATTCAGATATTGCAGATTACATGAATTTCTACATATTCTATCAATTGTTTTACAGCAACGTCATGTTTAAGATTAGAATAAGTTGTTATATAATACGTATAAATACAGTCATGTAGACTATcgttgtaaaaatgttttctttaagaCATTTGCAACTAAATTAACATAAACTaaacatccaaaaataaaactgaagtcaCTCAGGCCAAACAACCTTTTGAGTTTTTCACACTTACAAGAAGGCACTGCAcca includes the following:
- the LOC114139725 gene encoding endothelin-2, producing the protein MCCRIKCPGVECGRHRSRGRGACVVTSQRRRGIKFRQQQKNKQISSSNSSLSLQRLIRSASAMPTHSSLLLLVTLWASVQDGLGLPVVKQAEPDAVDSVRTHRVRTKRCSCSELLDTECHYFCHLDIIWVNTPSKTTVYGLGGGLLRRKRSTGRCTCARLNDKTCTDFCHFRNEIQSVKKPQLDMLHILRTAANNSKWEVDTGRAGGQQSSQVTRENV